In Eucalyptus grandis isolate ANBG69807.140 chromosome 4, ASM1654582v1, whole genome shotgun sequence, the following proteins share a genomic window:
- the LOC104441676 gene encoding cellulose synthase-like protein G3, producing MVAPRSSMASATASHPPLNSRKLLRRAILNRAFALAYACAILALFYHHVKTLLRPATAANAIAALFLLLADVVLAFMWSTTQSFRLYPTRNEEFPENLEKVVGGTGGFPALDVFICTADPYKEPPMGVVNTALSVMAYEYPVEKLSVYVSDDGGSELTLFAFMEATRFAGHWLPFCRERNLVERSPEAYFASSHRDGTEIDKIKMMYESMKMRVEHVVERGKVGEEYIIGDRERRALNMWTDEFTRQNHPAVIEVLLDNNRDRDITGNVMPNLIYLSREKSQNAPHYFKAGALNALLRVSAIMTNAPIILTLDCDMCSNDPKTPHRALCYLADPLIDQSQLGYVQFPQRYQGINKGDIYCGDFKRLFQINPIGMKNGPSYVGTGCFFRRRSLFGPPSAIVQSEIPELSPEHSPNGLIRSERMLALAQNVAGCKYEHNTNWGHKVGFRYGSLVEDYYTGYKLQCEGWRSAFCHPERAAFLGDAPICLIDVLNQTKRWAIGLLEVGFCKFSPVTYGIQSMGLLMGLSYAHYAFWSMWSIPITIYAFLPQIALINGLSIFPKVSEPWFLLYIFLFLGAYAQDLADFVLAGHNSTLRRWWNDQRMYLIRGMTCYVFGTIEYTLKSLGIAAHGFNLTSKVLDDEQSKKYEQGVFEFGAVSPMFMVLGAAAIINLVSLVQGLIMTVVRRSVGGDAEGLVLQILLAGFGVVNGWPIYEAMFIRSDKGRMPTKVTLVSAFVASLLYTAVSLA from the exons ATGGTGGCTCCAAGAAGCAGCATGGCCTCAGCCACCGCCAGCCACCCCCCTCTCAACTCCCGCAAGCTCCTGCGGCGTGCCATCCTCAACCGCGCGTTTGCCCTTGCTTACGCTTGTGCCATCCTGGCCCTCTTCTATCACCATGTGAAAACTCTCCTCCGCCCTGCCACCGCAGCCAACGCCATCGCTGCGCTCTTTCTATTGCTTGCCGACGTGGTCCTTGCCTTCATGTGGAGCACCACCCAGTCCTTCCGGCTGTACCCGACCCGCAACGAGGAGTTCCCAGAGAACCTTGAGAAGGTGGTGGGAGGGACCGGGGGCTTCCCGGCGTTGGACGTGTTCATATGCACGGCGGACCCCTACAAGGAGCCGCCTATGGGGGTGGTGAACACTGCACTGTCGGTGATGGCGTATGAGTACCCGGTGGAGAAGTTATCGGTGTACGTCTCGGACGACGGCGGGTCAGAGCTGACGCTATTTGCATTCATGGAGGCGACGAGGTTCGCCGGCCACTGGCTGCCGTTTTGCAGGGAGAGGAATTTGGTGGAGCGCAGCCCGGAGGCTTATTTTGCGTCCAGTCATCGTGACGGCACTGAAATCGATAAGATTAAG ATGATGTACGAGAGCATGAAGATGCGGGTCGAGCATGTGGTAGAAAGAGGGAAAGTTGGGGAAGAGTACATCATCGGAGATCGCGAGCGTCGAGCTCTCAACATGTGGACGGATGAGTTCACCCGCCAAAATCATCCTGCGGTCATCGAG GTTTTGCTAGACAACAACAGGGATAGAGACATTACAGGAAATGTGATGCCCAATCTCATCTACCTCTCAAGAGAGAAGAGCCAGAACGCGCCCCACTATTTTAAGGCTGGTGCCCTCAATGCCCTG CTGCGTGTTTCGGCCATCATGACCAATGCGCCCATAATCCTGACCTTGGATTGTGACATGTGCTCGAACGACCCCAAAACGCCTCACCGAGCACTGTGTTACTTAGCTGACCCCTTGATAGACCAGTCCCAACTTGGATACGTTCAATTCCCTCAACGCTACCAAGGGATCAATAAAGGTGACATATACTGTGGTGATTTCAAGCGCCTATTCCAAATCAACCCGATCGGAATGAAGAATGGACCGAGTTATGTCGGGACCGGGTGCTTTTTCCGGCGGCGGAGCTTGTTTGGCCCTCCTTCAGCTATTGTGCAATCGGAGATTCCAGAATTGAGTCCCGAACACTCTCCAAATGGTTTGATTCGTTCGGAAAGGATGTTGGCATTGGCACAAAATGTGGCAGGATGCAAGTATGAGCACAATACAAACTGGGGCCACAAG GTGGGCTTCAGATACGGGTCACTTGTGGAGGATTACTACACGGGCTACAAGCTTCAATGCGAGGGATGGAGGTCGGCCTTTTGCCACCCGGAGAGGGCAGCGTTTCTTGGGGACGCACCGATTTGCCTCATCGACGTCCTCAACCAGACCAAGAGATGGGCCATTGGGCTTCTCGAGGTGGGCTTTTGCAAGTTCAGCCCGGTCACGTACGGAATCCAGTCCATGGGCCTCCTCATGGGCCTCTCCTATGCGCACTACGCGTTCTGGTCCATGTGGTCCATCCCCATCACCATCTATGCCTTCCTCCCTCAGATTGCTCTTATCAATGGACTCTCCATCTTCCCCAAG GTCTCGGAACCATGGTTCCTCCTATACATTTTCCTCTTCCTCGGAGCCTATGCCCAAGACCTGGCCGACTTCGTCCTAGCTGGCCACAACAGCACCCTCCGGCGGTGGTGGAACGACCAGCGGATGTACCTGATACGCGGCATGACGTGCTACGTGTTCGGCACCATTGAGTACACGCTCAAGTCCCTAGGCATTGCCGCGCACGGGTTCAACCTCACAAGCAAGGTCCTTGATGACGAGCAGAgcaagaagtacgagcaagggGTTTTCGAGTTCGGGGCCGTGTCGCCAATGTTCATGGTGCTGGGGGCGGCGGCGATCATCAATTTGGTATCCCTTGTGCAGGGTCTGATAATGACCGTCGTGAGGAGGAGCGTCGGCGGAGACGCAGAAGGGTTGGTGTTGCAGATACTGTTGGCCGGTTTCGGAGTTGTGAATGGTTGGCCGATTTACGAAGCCATGTTCATAAGGAGCGACAAGGGGAGGATGCCCACCAAGGTTACGTTGGTCTCGGCATTTGTAGCGTCTCTTCTTTATACTGCAGTTTCTCTTGCATGA